The Chryseobacterium aureum genome contains a region encoding:
- a CDS encoding cryptochrome/photolyase family protein — translation MKNKITLFWFRRDLRLEDNAGLSHALQSDAPVMPVFIFDTDILGKLEDKEDRRVDYIHQALENINISLKKHHSKINTYSGKPIEIFKKLSEEYTIESVFCNRDYEPQAIERDKEVYYFFKEKDIPFKAYKDQVIFDRDQIIKKDGSPYTVYTPFAKKWREALTPEHYQPFELNFKNLFPQEYSEILTLKEMGFKKTEFDFKKPVLDPAIIDQYDQFRDFPALQHTTQLGIALRFGTISIRKCVDFALKHNAVWLSELIWREFFMQILYHFPQVVDQSFKKQYDNIHWRNNEKEFKHWCEGTTGYPIVDAGMRELNQTGFMHNRVRMITASFLCKHLLIDWRWGEAYFASKLNDYDLSANNGNWQWAAGSGCDAAPYFRVFNPTAQMEKFDKDLLYIKKWLPEWGTSSYPKPIVEHTFARERALSEYKKALA, via the coding sequence ATGAAAAATAAAATTACGCTCTTCTGGTTCAGACGTGATCTGAGATTGGAAGATAATGCAGGGCTTAGCCACGCCCTTCAGTCTGATGCTCCGGTAATGCCTGTCTTTATATTTGATACGGATATCCTTGGAAAACTTGAAGATAAAGAAGACCGGAGGGTAGATTATATCCATCAGGCTTTGGAGAACATCAATATTTCATTGAAAAAGCACCATTCAAAAATCAATACCTACTCTGGGAAGCCCATAGAAATATTTAAAAAATTATCAGAGGAATATACTATTGAAAGTGTTTTCTGTAACAGGGATTACGAACCTCAGGCGATTGAAAGAGATAAGGAAGTCTATTATTTTTTTAAAGAAAAGGATATTCCATTTAAAGCTTATAAAGATCAGGTGATTTTTGACAGAGACCAGATTATTAAAAAAGACGGTTCTCCCTATACCGTTTATACTCCTTTTGCCAAAAAATGGAGGGAAGCACTAACTCCTGAACATTATCAGCCTTTTGAATTAAACTTTAAAAATCTATTTCCACAGGAATATTCTGAAATTCTTACTTTAAAAGAGATGGGCTTTAAAAAAACAGAATTTGATTTTAAAAAACCGGTTCTTGATCCTGCTATTATTGATCAATATGATCAGTTTCGTGATTTTCCGGCCTTACAGCACACCACACAGCTCGGAATTGCACTACGTTTTGGAACTATCAGCATCAGGAAGTGTGTGGATTTTGCGCTGAAGCATAATGCGGTATGGCTTTCGGAACTGATTTGGCGTGAATTTTTTATGCAGATTTTATATCATTTTCCCCAGGTGGTTGACCAATCTTTTAAGAAGCAATATGACAATATCCATTGGCGCAATAATGAAAAAGAATTTAAACACTGGTGTGAAGGAACTACCGGCTATCCCATCGTGGATGCCGGAATGAGGGAACTGAATCAGACAGGTTTTATGCATAACAGGGTTCGAATGATCACCGCAAGCTTTTTATGTAAACATCTGTTGATCGACTGGCGCTGGGGTGAAGCCTATTTTGCCTCGAAACTCAATGATTATGATCTGTCTGCCAACAATGGAAACTGGCAGTGGGCGGCAGGTTCAGGATGTGATGCAGCCCCTTATTTCAGGGTTTTTAATCCCACTGCTCAGATGGAAAAATTTGACAAAGATTTACTGTACATCAAAAAATGGCTTCCGGAGTGGGGCACCTCTTCATATCCTAAGCCAATAGTAGAACATACCTTTGCCCGGGAAAGAGCCTTATCCGAATACAAAAAAGCTCTGGCATAA
- a CDS encoding SDR family oxidoreductase, with the protein MKTIFITGASTGLGKAAAQLFQNKGWKVIATMRNPEAGADLAGLENVTVLPLDVTNPEQIQSAVKNALELGSIDVVYNNAGYGLIGPLEALSDDQIVKQLNTNLLGVIRVTQAFIPYFREQKKGMFISTTSIGGLVAFPLSSTYHATKWALEGWSESLAFELNTLGIDIKTVSPGGIKTDFVSRSLDSASSPAYEEMTNSLFSKMEGMMEAASTPEQIAEVVYEAATDGKKQLRYVAGEDAKAIYAQRLELGDEAFREQFGKQFI; encoded by the coding sequence ATGAAAACAATTTTTATAACAGGTGCTTCTACAGGATTAGGTAAAGCAGCTGCCCAATTATTTCAAAACAAAGGATGGAAAGTAATCGCCACGATGAGAAACCCTGAAGCTGGGGCTGATCTTGCCGGGCTGGAGAATGTAACCGTACTTCCGCTGGATGTTACCAATCCGGAACAGATACAGTCTGCTGTAAAAAATGCGCTGGAACTTGGAAGTATTGATGTGGTGTATAATAATGCAGGATATGGATTAATAGGACCTTTGGAGGCTCTTTCTGATGATCAGATTGTAAAACAGCTTAATACCAATTTATTAGGAGTTATACGTGTTACACAGGCCTTTATTCCTTACTTCAGAGAACAGAAAAAAGGAATGTTTATTTCTACAACATCTATAGGTGGACTGGTGGCCTTTCCTTTAAGCTCTACGTATCATGCTACCAAGTGGGCGCTTGAAGGATGGAGCGAAAGCCTGGCTTTTGAGCTTAATACGTTGGGAATTGATATTAAAACGGTTTCCCCCGGAGGAATTAAAACTGACTTTGTAAGCCGTTCTCTGGACTCAGCATCAAGCCCTGCGTATGAAGAGATGACCAATTCTCTGTTTTCTAAAATGGAAGGAATGATGGAAGCTGCGTCCACCCCGGAGCAGATTGCAGAAGTGGTGTATGAGGCTGCTACAGATGGGAAAAAACAGCTGAGATATGTAGCAGGAGAAGATGCTAAAGCAATCTATGCACAACGCCTTGAACTAGGTGATGAAGCATTCAGAGAGCAGTTTGGGAAGCAGTTTATTTAA
- a CDS encoding AraC family transcriptional regulator translates to MKGLPLEEIDVQEIALNDEEIIFKTKSFLSFVYIVKGKGTLIYDERSITFSQGKLFIIPQQEVYRFESEDAQLISIQCPVEFIDKIRLEADRIESCENLYKLQYISHNYHARAGCVFRNKKDEHFAETLILQIADEFKNKAEDYLIIRNCMSILLNLIARNIIQSETSDLQENQKAFSIMKIIAYIQQHIKDREMTGIQVISEHFGISGNYFGEYFKQQTGISYQDYLLDYRLKLVETYLKYSSKRLSEIAYELQFSDESHLSRLFKKYKGVTPGKYRKNFK, encoded by the coding sequence ATGAAGGGATTGCCACTTGAAGAAATTGATGTACAGGAAATAGCACTGAATGATGAAGAGATTATTTTTAAAACAAAAAGTTTTCTCTCATTCGTTTATATTGTCAAAGGAAAAGGGACGCTTATCTATGATGAAAGGAGTATTACATTTTCCCAGGGTAAACTTTTCATTATTCCGCAGCAGGAGGTCTATCGCTTTGAAAGTGAGGATGCGCAGCTTATCAGCATTCAGTGTCCGGTTGAATTTATTGATAAAATCCGTTTGGAAGCAGACCGTATTGAAAGCTGTGAGAATCTGTATAAGCTGCAATATATCAGTCATAATTATCATGCAAGAGCCGGATGTGTTTTCAGGAATAAAAAGGATGAACATTTTGCAGAAACCCTTATCCTTCAAATCGCTGATGAGTTTAAAAATAAAGCGGAAGATTACCTTATTATCCGTAACTGTATGTCTATTCTTCTGAATCTGATTGCCAGGAATATCATTCAAAGTGAAACCTCAGATCTGCAGGAAAATCAAAAAGCTTTTTCCATTATGAAGATCATTGCATACATTCAGCAGCATATAAAAGACCGTGAAATGACTGGAATTCAGGTTATTTCTGAACATTTTGGAATTTCAGGGAACTATTTCGGGGAATATTTCAAACAGCAAACCGGAATTTCCTATCAGGATTATCTTTTGGATTACAGGTTAAAACTGGTGGAGACCTATTTAAAATACAGCAGTAAACGGCTTAGTGAGATTGCCTATGAACTTCAGTTCAGTGATGAAAGCCATCTTTCCAGACTTTTCAAAAAATATAAAGGCGTAACCCCCGGCAAATACAGGAAAAATTTCAAATAA
- a CDS encoding MarR family winged helix-turn-helix transcriptional regulator produces MDFDFIKELGYKALDSRLKRISDRMSHDVRKFYKEFGIDVEPNWYLVFMLLQKKGEISITDIAEPLGYSHPSVVAIVKKMNESGYLMIRKDNVDKRKQIISLSPKAIEMLPELERIWDSCEKAILKVLSEDLSIFTYLDHIDRELKNESFHHRFRQEYLTSKPS; encoded by the coding sequence ATGGATTTTGACTTTATTAAAGAATTAGGTTATAAAGCTTTGGACAGCAGGCTGAAAAGAATCAGTGACAGGATGTCTCACGATGTACGGAAATTTTATAAAGAATTCGGAATTGATGTGGAACCCAATTGGTACCTGGTTTTTATGCTGCTGCAGAAGAAGGGTGAAATTTCAATTACTGATATTGCTGAACCGTTGGGATATTCACATCCGTCTGTTGTGGCTATCGTCAAAAAAATGAATGAAAGCGGTTATCTCATGATCAGAAAAGATAATGTGGATAAGAGAAAGCAGATCATTTCATTATCTCCCAAGGCCATTGAAATGCTTCCTGAGCTGGAGCGGATATGGGACAGTTGTGAGAAAGCAATTCTAAAAGTATTATCAGAAGATCTGTCAATCTTCACGTATCTGGATCACATTGACCGGGAATTAAAAAATGAATCTTTTCATCACAGATTCAGACAGGAATATTTAACATCAAAGCCATCATGA
- a CDS encoding HD domain-containing protein translates to MSVNRMKEVAGIIIPDSKIATEATELLLEHGTEFIYNHSLRVFLFSSLNAKREKKAHDSELLYVASVFHDLGLVSHYSSPDLRFEVDGANAARDFLKGHGIAQDKLQLVWDTIALHTTIGIAEHKENEVALMYSGVGLDVMGEGYENLSAEHREEIISAFPRNDFKKKIIPTFFSGFEHKTETTFGNIKADVCAFMIPNFERKNFCDCILHSPWSE, encoded by the coding sequence ATGTCAGTAAATCGTATGAAAGAAGTCGCGGGAATCATCATTCCGGACAGTAAAATTGCAACAGAAGCTACAGAACTCCTTCTGGAACACGGAACAGAATTTATCTACAACCATTCTCTGCGTGTTTTTCTATTTTCATCTTTAAATGCAAAACGTGAAAAAAAAGCTCATGATTCGGAGCTTTTGTATGTGGCGTCTGTATTTCATGATCTCGGACTTGTTTCTCATTACAGCAGTCCAGATCTGAGGTTTGAGGTAGACGGTGCCAATGCAGCAAGAGACTTCCTGAAAGGTCATGGTATAGCCCAGGATAAGCTTCAGCTCGTTTGGGATACCATTGCGCTTCACACCACCATTGGGATTGCAGAACATAAAGAAAATGAAGTCGCTTTAATGTATTCAGGCGTGGGACTGGATGTGATGGGAGAAGGATATGAAAATCTGAGCGCAGAACATCGGGAAGAGATTATCAGCGCTTTTCCGAGAAATGATTTCAAAAAGAAGATTATTCCTACATTTTTCAGTGGTTTTGAACATAAAACAGAAACTACGTTCGGAAATATAAAAGCAGATGTGTGCGCCTTTATGATCCCCAATTTTGAAAGGAAAAACTTTTGTGATTGTATTTTGCATTCTCCATGGTCTGAATAA
- a CDS encoding helix-turn-helix domain-containing protein, with amino-acid sequence MEKKDNTPLKISSISELHTMLQLPKPLHPLVSLVDNTKMSIKKDMLKRSFIMNFYKISYKYSTVGKMGYGQGYYDFNEGGMMFTAPGQVLSTDENAEYCGYTLLVHPDFIRSYDLAKKIRNLGFFSYDTNEALHLSDQEKTIITGLLDNIGNELNTSIDEVSQDVIVSYIDVLLNYSNRFYKRQFITRKAVNNDLLAKMDVVLENYFNQQETLNKGLPTVEFLASSLNLSPHYLSDMLRNLTGLNAQQHIHEKLIEKAKEYLTTTGFSVSEVAYALGFEHPQSFNKLFKKKTDKTPLSYRQSFN; translated from the coding sequence ATGGAAAAGAAAGATAACACCCCATTGAAAATTTCATCCATCTCAGAACTGCACACTATGCTGCAGCTCCCTAAACCGCTTCATCCCTTAGTAAGCCTTGTGGATAATACCAAAATGAGCATTAAAAAGGATATGCTGAAGAGAAGTTTTATCATGAATTTTTATAAAATCTCCTATAAATATTCTACTGTAGGAAAAATGGGCTATGGACAGGGATATTATGATTTCAATGAGGGGGGAATGATGTTTACGGCACCCGGTCAGGTTCTTTCTACTGATGAGAATGCCGAATACTGCGGCTATACTTTACTGGTGCATCCGGACTTCATCAGAAGTTATGACCTCGCAAAGAAAATCAGGAACTTGGGTTTCTTTTCTTATGATACGAATGAAGCGCTGCACCTGTCTGATCAGGAAAAAACAATCATTACAGGATTACTGGACAATATTGGAAATGAACTAAATACATCTATTGATGAGGTAAGTCAGGATGTTATCGTTTCTTATATTGATGTTCTCCTGAATTACAGCAACCGTTTTTATAAAAGACAGTTTATCACAAGAAAGGCTGTGAATAATGATTTACTGGCCAAAATGGATGTGGTGCTGGAAAACTATTTCAACCAGCAGGAAACATTGAATAAAGGGCTGCCTACAGTAGAGTTTCTGGCTTCTTCCCTTAATCTGTCTCCTCATTATTTGAGTGATATGCTTCGGAACCTCACCGGATTAAATGCCCAGCAGCATATTCATGAGAAACTGATTGAAAAAGCTAAAGAATATCTTACCACTACAGGATTTTCTGTGTCTGAGGTAGCTTATGCCTTGGGATTTGAGCATCCACAGTCATTCAATAAACTCTTTAAAAAGAAGACTGATAAAACTCCCTTAAGTTACAGACAGTCTTTTAATTAG
- a CDS encoding ABC transporter ATP-binding protein, with amino-acid sequence MLKTVNLHKKYNDFTALHSLNLEVKKGEIFALLGQNGAGKSTTINILLGLIKATSGDAFINDISVKEEPQKIKKHLAYIPETVLLYPNLTGIENLDFFSKIAGFEYQRDELAALLKRTGLQETAHQKALGGYSKGMRQKVGIAIALAKDAKVLLLDEPTSGLDPIATAEFTEIVRQLGKEGRTVLMATHDIFNAVSVATNIGIMKQGELVQNLPSRAFTAQELQELYLKTI; translated from the coding sequence ATGTTAAAAACAGTCAATCTTCATAAAAAATACAACGATTTTACAGCGCTCCATTCCCTTAATCTGGAAGTAAAAAAAGGAGAAATTTTTGCGTTACTCGGGCAAAACGGAGCGGGTAAAAGTACAACAATCAATATCCTTCTGGGACTTATTAAAGCGACTTCCGGAGATGCTTTTATTAATGATATTTCGGTAAAAGAAGAACCTCAAAAAATAAAAAAACACCTGGCTTATATTCCTGAGACGGTTCTTTTATATCCTAATTTGACAGGAATAGAGAATCTTGATTTTTTCTCCAAAATTGCAGGATTTGAGTACCAGAGAGATGAATTGGCTGCATTGCTCAAACGAACAGGATTACAGGAAACCGCCCACCAAAAAGCATTAGGAGGGTACTCCAAAGGAATGCGCCAAAAAGTAGGTATTGCCATAGCCCTTGCCAAAGATGCCAAAGTACTTCTTCTGGATGAGCCCACCAGCGGGCTGGATCCTATCGCGACAGCAGAATTTACAGAAATTGTCCGTCAGCTGGGTAAAGAAGGGAGAACTGTTCTAATGGCGACTCATGACATTTTCAATGCCGTAAGTGTGGCAACCAATATCGGGATTATGAAACAGGGAGAACTTGTACAGAATCTACCTTCAAGGGCATTCACAGCACAGGAACTACAGGAGCTGTACCTGAAAACAATCTGA
- a CDS encoding AraC family transcriptional regulator, with product MKPGSEIVTESVIDDSFCVKRLEGGILYFGDFVRLSYHHIVMIESGKGVLMIDGHSFDLADQEIFLFSKGQICRFESDSEVYGYHISFGDCFWERVPASASNCKAVLFNNAAANQKLIPDQAEADEFSGLLQNLLKEYQSESYTNQMDVLAAYLKIIMIKLANVKIVKEKTFDSQDYIMYRKFMELLSSRYRSLHAVNDYSGMLNITPRRLSELCKRCSDKSAKEIINGQIIAEAKRLLQFSAYSVKEIAYQLNFGTSEQFSHYFKKHTQISPVNYRRNCIHI from the coding sequence ATGAAACCGGGCTCAGAAATTGTAACCGAATCCGTTATTGACGATTCTTTTTGCGTAAAAAGATTAGAGGGTGGTATATTGTATTTCGGAGATTTTGTGAGACTTAGCTATCATCATATTGTAATGATAGAAAGCGGTAAGGGAGTACTGATGATAGACGGGCATTCTTTTGATTTGGCAGATCAGGAAATTTTTTTATTCTCCAAAGGCCAGATTTGCAGGTTCGAAAGCGATTCTGAAGTCTATGGCTATCACATTTCCTTTGGAGACTGTTTTTGGGAAAGAGTACCTGCAAGCGCAAGCAATTGCAAGGCTGTTCTGTTTAATAACGCCGCTGCAAATCAAAAGCTGATACCGGATCAGGCTGAAGCAGATGAGTTTTCAGGATTGCTTCAAAACTTACTGAAGGAATACCAGTCCGAATCCTATACCAATCAGATGGACGTGCTGGCAGCCTACTTAAAAATTATCATGATAAAGCTGGCTAATGTGAAAATTGTAAAAGAGAAAACTTTTGACAGCCAGGATTATATCATGTACCGCAAGTTTATGGAACTTTTAAGCAGCCGGTACCGCAGTCTTCATGCGGTGAATGACTATTCCGGGATGTTGAATATTACACCAAGAAGACTAAGTGAATTATGCAAGCGGTGTTCTGATAAAAGCGCAAAAGAAATCATCAACGGACAGATCATTGCAGAAGCCAAAAGACTTCTTCAGTTCAGCGCTTATTCTGTAAAAGAAATTGCTTATCAGCTTAATTTTGGCACATCGGAACAGTTCAGCCATTATTTTAAAAAGCACACTCAGATATCTCCGGTAAATTATCGCCGTAATTGTATTCATATCTGA
- a CDS encoding MFS transporter: MNERESFNAKMPTACFLLFFAHGLVFSSWASRIPIIKTALSINEAQLGTLLLLMPIGQLSTMVLAGKLISIYGSSGIIKRCFLLYPFFLLLIGLSPSYWTLGVVLFFFGVSGNMCNIAINTQAIEIESATKRTLLSSYHGAWCFAGLTGALIGLLMINLHVGTFYHFAAIFIVVGILWFYSKKNLTNIIHKAEPQTRSIFKAVNPTLFGLGIIGFLSMAIEGAMFDWSGVYFQTIVKAPENLVILGYTSFILMMTLGRFVGNKIIEKYGKKIVLQGCGILMSSGLFLSVFFPELWICIIAFMIIGLGSSLSVPSVYSTVGKVSTVAPSIALSFVSSISFLGFLMGPPLIGYIGESFDLRYSYGLFACFGILLAIMAGQMKVFRKS; the protein is encoded by the coding sequence ATGAACGAGAGAGAATCTTTTAATGCCAAAATGCCGACAGCCTGTTTTTTACTTTTCTTCGCCCACGGGCTTGTTTTTTCTTCCTGGGCGAGCCGGATTCCTATCATTAAAACTGCACTTTCCATTAATGAGGCACAGCTGGGAACCCTTTTGCTTCTTATGCCGATAGGGCAGCTTTCCACCATGGTTTTGGCAGGAAAGCTGATCAGTATTTACGGAAGCAGCGGGATTATTAAAAGGTGCTTTTTGCTGTACCCTTTTTTTCTGTTATTAATTGGTTTATCACCTTCTTACTGGACTTTGGGTGTTGTTCTGTTTTTCTTTGGAGTTTCCGGGAACATGTGCAATATTGCCATCAATACCCAGGCGATTGAAATAGAATCTGCCACAAAAAGAACACTTCTTTCTTCGTATCATGGTGCCTGGTGTTTTGCAGGACTTACAGGAGCCTTAATAGGTTTGCTGATGATTAATCTCCATGTGGGAACTTTTTACCATTTTGCCGCTATCTTTATTGTAGTAGGAATCCTTTGGTTCTACAGTAAAAAAAATCTGACGAATATTATTCATAAAGCGGAACCTCAAACCCGGTCCATATTCAAAGCAGTGAACCCTACATTGTTTGGTTTGGGAATTATAGGGTTTCTGAGTATGGCGATTGAAGGGGCCATGTTCGATTGGAGCGGGGTCTATTTTCAAACGATAGTTAAAGCGCCGGAAAATCTTGTTATACTGGGGTATACGAGTTTTATTTTAATGATGACTTTAGGTCGTTTTGTCGGAAATAAAATCATAGAAAAATATGGGAAAAAGATTGTTCTGCAGGGTTGTGGAATATTGATGAGCAGCGGTCTGTTTCTAAGTGTTTTCTTTCCGGAACTGTGGATCTGTATTATTGCTTTCATGATTATTGGTCTTGGAAGCTCACTAAGTGTGCCTTCCGTTTACAGTACCGTAGGAAAGGTGAGTACGGTAGCTCCGAGTATAGCCTTATCATTTGTTTCCAGCATCTCGTTTTTGGGATTTCTGATGGGACCGCCCCTTATCGGATATATTGGGGAAAGTTTTGACCTGAGATATTCATACGGCCTTTTTGCCTGTTTTGGAATTTTACTGGCAATTATGGCCGGGCAGATGAAAGTATTCAGGAAATCGTAA
- a CDS encoding MFS transporter: MNTYPKRWKALNFLITGAFLSPLDYFIVNMALPSLKKAFNASDHQLQMVVAIYGLTYAALVVCGGRLGDIYGRKKVFIWGLYTFLLSSLACAFSPDITWLIIFRLFQGVGASLLAPQVLASIKDLFNSHEQPKAVSLFSSVFGLASVIGQLSGGFLLSMHWGNFLWEMVFLVNVPITVICILGIHFTMDSSTTKEQMGIDFTGALLLILALLMLICPLIFGQKSGWAWWIFGILLTGILVFILFLEYEKKQLQNNHPVLIDPVLLQQKPFALSLLVIFFYNFTAGLFICYPYYLQQFLHQNSMQTGLAIVPYGLAFFLAPLTISKLHFTTAKMIYLGLTLLIAGFLISAAAFYFYQKPSFITHAPLFIAGFGHGTIMPVMMRTAISLVSKDKAGQASGLVSIGIQIGSVSGGAIIGTLFFNLIPVLGFAKAFTVAVGMIGIFQLAGLWAGNQLLKIMN, encoded by the coding sequence ATGAACACATATCCGAAACGGTGGAAGGCACTCAATTTTCTGATTACAGGAGCTTTTCTTTCACCACTGGACTATTTTATTGTCAATATGGCCCTGCCTTCTCTCAAAAAAGCATTCAATGCCAGTGATCATCAGCTTCAAATGGTTGTAGCCATTTATGGGCTTACCTATGCAGCGCTTGTTGTATGCGGCGGAAGACTTGGTGATATTTACGGACGTAAAAAGGTATTTATATGGGGATTATATACTTTTCTGCTTTCATCCCTTGCCTGTGCTTTTTCCCCGGATATTACATGGCTGATTATTTTCAGATTGTTTCAGGGTGTAGGAGCCTCATTGCTTGCTCCACAGGTATTAGCCTCGATCAAAGATCTTTTTAACAGTCATGAACAACCCAAGGCTGTTAGTCTTTTCAGTTCAGTATTTGGTCTTGCCTCCGTAATCGGGCAGTTATCCGGCGGGTTTCTTTTAAGTATGCATTGGGGAAATTTTTTATGGGAAATGGTATTTCTTGTGAATGTACCGATTACAGTGATCTGCATTCTGGGGATTCATTTTACAATGGACAGCAGCACTACGAAGGAACAAATGGGTATAGATTTTACAGGAGCATTACTGTTAATTCTTGCTCTGCTTATGCTTATCTGCCCTCTTATTTTCGGACAAAAATCCGGATGGGCATGGTGGATCTTCGGAATACTTTTGACCGGAATTTTAGTATTCATTCTATTTTTAGAATATGAAAAGAAACAACTTCAAAATAATCATCCGGTACTTATAGATCCGGTTCTGCTGCAGCAAAAGCCTTTTGCATTAAGCCTTCTGGTTATTTTCTTTTATAATTTCACGGCAGGATTATTCATTTGTTATCCTTACTATCTTCAGCAATTTCTCCATCAAAACTCAATGCAGACCGGATTAGCCATCGTTCCTTACGGACTCGCATTTTTTCTTGCACCTTTGACGATTTCAAAACTACATTTTACAACAGCAAAAATGATCTATTTAGGATTAACATTATTAATAGCAGGTTTTCTGATCAGTGCAGCCGCTTTTTATTTTTATCAGAAACCCTCATTCATTACTCATGCTCCCCTTTTTATTGCCGGCTTTGGACATGGTACCATCATGCCCGTAATGATGCGAACGGCTATTTCTTTGGTTTCTAAAGATAAAGCCGGACAGGCTTCAGGGCTGGTAAGCATAGGAATTCAGATTGGAAGTGTTTCCGGAGGAGCCATTATTGGTACATTATTTTTTAATCTGATACCTGTTCTGGGATTCGCAAAAGCATTTACCGTGGCTGTAGGAATGATCGGTATTTTTCAGCTGGCAGGACTATGGGCAGGAAACCAATTACTAAAAATCATGAATTAA